From a single Pempheris klunzingeri isolate RE-2024b chromosome 2, fPemKlu1.hap1, whole genome shotgun sequence genomic region:
- the frs3 gene encoding fibroblast growth factor receptor substrate 2, translated as MGSCWSCLYRDPIRDNHLTKFKVTNVDDEGNELGSGIMELTQTELILHTRKRDAIRWPYLCLRRYGYDSNLFSFESGRRCQTGQGIFAFKCSRAEEIFNLLQELMQCNSINVVEESMMMSRSGHTPEMEMSRTPQTPNTPAFPVQGFPNGYPGYPIRGDSSQPSLADDHGHSLMGLEDQTHTYVNTVSMEGDLSMRHCVHSLPEVRPSTFPETTRGAMPVGGQGNPQSNLRCCPLEEHNDPQVFLQPSSQEVKFMLGPTPAQRHLLERERERERERHGHNPHNLQPVEGATGSETEGDEPSMHLCNSHSYHHFHHHTHRHPGLEHADSCQSGELTYENINGLRSGRKQRLSPSSVSQSVGSSSSSSTGDSHSHSLLHPHAHGPTSLPPQGYPCERGMGGGHRRTALLNYENLPSLPPVWEYSALQRDDEQEEEDDEQDEEEYEEEEEDFDEYEFSEGPGTPNGYHQDGRGIHRDALQNYVNTEQVQPPRHRHACPPHPRPCQPDRGGRIFSFDFRRRSRSGVGGCEHSHMPPSRQLNYIQVDLEGEPPCQALSGGGAQTQPQHQRLPPKKCGPQAPRRSECYAVIDLKKTAAMSNLQKALPRDDGTSRKTRHNSTDLPL; from the exons ATGGGGAGCTGTTGGAGCTGTCTGTACAGAGACCCCATCCGAGACAACCATCTCACCAAATTTAAG gtCACCAATGTGGATGATGAGGGCAACGAGCTGGGCTCTGGGATCATGGAGCTCACCCAGACTGAGCTCATTCTTCACACACGTAAGAGGGACGCCATCCGGTGGCCGTACCTCTGCCTGCGCCGCTACGGCTACGACTCCAACCTGTTCTCTTTCGAGAGCGGTCGCCGCTGTCAGACTGGGCAGG GAATCTTTGCATTCAAGTGTTCCCGGGCAGAAGAGATCTTCAATCTGCTTCAGGAGCTGATGCAATGCAACAGCATCAACGTGGTGGAAGAGTCGATGATGATGAGTCGTAGTGGTCACACACCAGAGATGGAAATGTCTCGCACGCCACAGACTCCCAACA CTCCAGCTTTCCCTGTCCAGGGTTTTCCTAATGGATACCCTGGTTACCCAATCAGAGGTGATTCCTCCCAGCCCTCTCTTGCTGATGATCATGGGCATAGCCTCATGGGTTTGGAAGACCAG ACCCACACCTATGTAAATACTGTTAGTATGGAGGGGGATCTCTCTATGCGTCACTGTGTGCACTCCCTGCCCGAAGTGCGGCCCAGCACTTTCCCAGAGACAACAAGGGGAGCCATGCCCGTCGGGGGACAAGGAAATCCGCAGTCCAACCTGCGGTGCTGTCCCCTGGAGGAGCATAACGATCCTCAGGTGTTCTTACAGCCGTCCTCGCAGGAGGTCAAATTCATGCTGGGCCCCACTCCAGCACAACGCCATCTGCTGGagcgggagagggagagagagagggagaggcatgGGCACAATCCTCACAACCTTCAGCCAGTAGAGGGTGCAACAGGCTCAGAGACGGAGGGAGACGAGCCCTCCATGCATCTGTGCAACTCTCACTCCTATCACCATTTCCATCACCACACGCACCGGCACCCGGGCCTTGAGCACGCAGACAGCTGCCAGAGTGGCGAACTCACCTACGAGAACATCAACGGCCTGAGGAGTGGCCGGAAGCAGCGGCTGAGTCCCAGTAGTGTGTCGCAGTCTGTGGGTTcaagtagcagcagcagcactggggACAGTCACTCGCACTCCCTCCTGCACCCACACGCCCACGGCCCCACGTCTCTACCCCCACAGGGCTACCCCTGTGAGAGGGGCATGGGCGGAGGTCATCGTCGGACAGCTCTGCTTAACTACGAGAACCTGCCCTCCCTGCCGCCGGTGTGGGAGTACAGCGCTCTGCAGCGGGATGAcgaacaggaagaggaagatgatgagcaggatgaggaggaatatgaggaagaggaggaagacttTGATGAGTATGAGTTCTCAGAAGGCCCCGGGACACCCAACGGGTACCACCAGGACGGTCGGGGCATCCACAGAGATGCCCTGCAGAACTATGTCAATACAGAGCAGGTCCAGCCTCCCCGGCACCGACACGCCTGCCCCCCACATCCACGGCCATGTCAGCCAGACAGAGGGGGGCGAATATTTAGCTTTGATTTCCGCAGACGGTCAAGGTCAGGGGTTGGAGGCTGTGAGCACAGCCACATGCCTCCATCGCGGCAGCTGAATTACATCCAGGTGGACCTAGAGGGAGAACCTCCCTGCCAAGCCCTCAGCGGCGGGGGTGCCCAGACCCAGCCACAGCACCAGCGCCTACCACCCAAAAAATGTGGCCCGCAGGCACCCCGGCGCAGTGAATGCTACGCAGTCATTGACCTAAAGAAGACAGCTGCCATGTCCAACCTGCAGAAAGCTCTGCCCAGGGATGATGGGACTTCCAGAAAGACTCGCCACAACAGCACAGACCTGCCTCTGTAA